The Inediibacterium massiliense genome has a segment encoding these proteins:
- the tuf gene encoding elongation factor Tu encodes MAKAKFERSKPHVNIGTIGHVDHGKTTLTAAITTTLNTRYGTGGAVAFDQIDKAPEEKERGITISTSHVEYETPNRHYAHVDCPGHADYVKNMITGAAQMDGAILVCAATDGPMPQTREHILLSRQVGVPYIVVFLNKCDMVDDEELLDLVEMEVRELLDEYEFPGDDTPIIRGSALEALNDPNGAWGDKIVELFEAIDEYIPQPERDTDKPFIMPVEDVFSITGRGTVATGRVERGILKVQDEVELVGLTEAPRKVVVTGVEMFRKLLDQAQAGDNIGALLRGVQRDEIERGQVLAKPGTINPHTKFKAEVYVLKKEEGGRHTPFFNGYRPQFYFRTTDITGSIALPEGVEMCMPGDNITMEIELINPIAIEEGLRFAIREGGRTVGAGVVAQIIK; translated from the coding sequence TAAATACAAGATATGGAACAGGTGGAGCAGTAGCATTTGACCAAATCGATAAAGCACCAGAAGAAAAAGAAAGAGGAATCACAATTTCAACATCACACGTTGAGTATGAAACACCAAACAGACACTACGCACACGTAGACTGCCCAGGACATGCTGACTATGTAAAAAACATGATCACAGGAGCAGCACAAATGGATGGAGCAATCCTAGTATGTGCAGCAACTGATGGACCAATGCCACAAACAAGAGAACATATCCTATTATCAAGACAAGTAGGTGTACCATACATCGTAGTATTCCTAAACAAATGTGATATGGTAGACGACGAAGAATTATTAGATTTAGTAGAAATGGAAGTAAGAGAATTATTAGACGAATATGAATTCCCAGGAGATGATACACCAATCATCAGAGGATCAGCATTAGAAGCATTAAATGATCCAAATGGAGCATGGGGAGACAAAATTGTAGAATTATTCGAAGCAATTGACGAATATATTCCACAACCAGAAAGAGATACAGACAAACCATTCATCATGCCAGTAGAAGACGTATTCTCAATTACAGGAAGAGGAACAGTAGCAACAGGAAGAGTAGAAAGAGGAATCCTAAAAGTACAAGATGAAGTAGAATTAGTAGGACTTACAGAAGCACCAAGAAAAGTAGTAGTAACAGGAGTAGAAATGTTCAGAAAATTATTAGATCAAGCGCAAGCTGGAGATAATATCGGAGCACTACTTAGAGGGGTACAAAGAGACGAAATCGAAAGAGGACAAGTTCTTGCAAAACCAGGAACAATCAACCCACATACAAAATTCAAAGCAGAAGTATACGTATTAAAGAAAGAAGAAGGTGGAAGACATACACCATTCTTTAACGGATACAGACCACAATTTTACTTCAGAACAACAGATATTACAGGATCAATTGCATTACCAGAAGGAGTAGAAATGTGTATGCCAGGAGATAACATCACAATGGAAATCGAATTAATCAACCCAATTGCAATCGAAGAAGGATTAAGATTCGCTATTCGTGAAGGTGGAAGAACAGTAGGAGCAGGTGTTGTTGCTCAAATTATTAAATAG
- the rpmG gene encoding 50S ribosomal protein L33, translating to MRVKVTLACTECKQRNYHTTKNKKNDPDRLEMKKYCKFCKTHTSHKETK from the coding sequence ATGAGAGTAAAAGTAACTTTGGCATGTACAGAGTGCAAACAAAGAAATTATCATACTACAAAAAATAAAAAAAATGATCCAGACAGATTAGAAATGAAGAAATATTGTAAGTTCTGCAAAACACATACTTCTCACAAAGAGACAAAATAA
- the secE gene encoding preprotein translocase subunit SecE: MAVQTNTNKAATTKSLGKFFKNVKSELKKVIWPDKKELTSYTTVVLTTCAIAAIGMWLVDTAFGKALQLIIK, encoded by the coding sequence ATGGCAGTACAAACTAATACAAACAAGGCAGCAACAACGAAGAGCCTTGGAAAATTCTTTAAAAATGTAAAGTCAGAACTTAAAAAAGTTATTTGGCCTGATAAAAAAGAATTAACATCATATACTACCGTTGTACTGACAACATGTGCAATTGCAGCAATTGGAATGTGGCTGGTAGATACAGCGTTTGGGAAGGCTCTTCAACTAATCATCAAATAG
- the nusG gene encoding transcription termination/antitermination protein NusG yields MSENPKWYVVHTYSGHENKVKANIEKFVENRGMEDVITEVIVPTEEKVELKNGKKKTKQKKIFPGYVIVKMIMNDESWYVVRNTRGVTGFVGPGSKPIPLSDEEVKNMGIEQPMAEIDMAIGDSVKVISGPFDGFIGVIEGINLERQTLKVLISMFGRETPVELDFTQVENL; encoded by the coding sequence ATGTCTGAAAACCCTAAATGGTACGTTGTCCATACTTATTCAGGACATGAAAACAAAGTGAAAGCAAATATTGAAAAATTTGTTGAAAATAGAGGTATGGAAGATGTCATTACTGAAGTAATTGTACCCACAGAAGAAAAAGTTGAACTGAAGAATGGAAAGAAAAAGACAAAACAAAAAAAGATCTTTCCAGGATATGTAATCGTTAAAATGATTATGAATGATGAATCTTGGTATGTAGTAAGAAATACAAGAGGAGTCACAGGATTTGTGGGACCAGGATCTAAGCCGATTCCTTTAAGTGATGAAGAAGTGAAAAACATGGGCATTGAGCAGCCTATGGCTGAAATTGATATGGCTATAGGAGATAGCGTAAAAGTTATATCTGGACCCTTTGACGGCTTTATTGGAGTCATTGAAGGGATTAATCTAGAAAGACAAACTCTAAAAGTGCTTATTTCCATGTTTGGAAGAGAAACACCTGTAGAACTTGATTTTACACAAGTTGAGAATTTATAA
- the rplK gene encoding 50S ribosomal protein L11 has protein sequence MAKKVTGMVKLQIPAGKATPAPPVGPALGQQGVNIMQFCKEFNAKTADQAGLIIPVVITVYQDRSFTFITKTPPAAVLLKKAAGIESASGEPNRTKVATVSIDKVKEIAELKMPDLNAGSLETAISMIKGTARSMGIIVEE, from the coding sequence ATGGCAAAAAAAGTTACAGGAATGGTTAAATTACAAATTCCAGCAGGAAAAGCAACTCCAGCACCACCAGTAGGTCCAGCACTTGGACAACAAGGAGTAAACATTATGCAATTCTGCAAGGAATTTAATGCAAAAACTGCAGATCAAGCTGGATTGATTATACCAGTAGTGATTACAGTTTATCAAGATAGATCATTTACATTTATTACAAAAACACCACCAGCAGCTGTTTTATTAAAAAAAGCAGCAGGTATTGAGAGTGCTTCAGGTGAACCTAATAGAACTAAGGTTGCAACTGTATCTATAGATAAAGTTAAAGAGATTGCAGAACTTAAAATGCCTGATTTAAATGCTGGTAGCTTAGAAACTGCTATAAGTATGATTAAAGGTACTGCTAGAAGCATGGGTATCATTGTTGAAGAATAA
- the rplA gene encoding 50S ribosomal protein L1: MAKRGKKYQESAKLINRETLYDPEESLKLVVDTAKAKFDETIEAHIRLGVDSRHADQQVRGAIVLPHGTGKTRKVLVFAKGEKAKEAENAGADFVGAEDMVEKIQKENWFDFDVVVATPDMMGLVGRLGRVLGPKGLMPNPKSGTVTFDVEKAVKEIKAGKVEYRLDKTNIIHVPIGKASFGSEKLADNFRVLMDAIVKAKPAAAKGQYLKSIVITSTMGPGIKINPVKVMA, from the coding sequence ATGGCAAAAAGAGGTAAAAAGTATCAAGAGAGTGCAAAGTTAATTAATAGAGAAACTTTATACGATCCAGAAGAAAGTTTAAAATTAGTAGTAGATACTGCAAAAGCAAAATTTGATGAAACAATAGAAGCTCATATTAGACTTGGGGTTGACTCAAGACATGCAGACCAACAAGTTAGAGGTGCCATTGTATTACCACATGGTACAGGAAAAACTAGAAAAGTATTAGTTTTTGCAAAAGGTGAAAAAGCTAAAGAAGCTGAAAATGCTGGAGCAGACTTTGTTGGAGCAGAAGATATGGTTGAAAAAATTCAAAAGGAAAACTGGTTTGATTTTGATGTAGTAGTAGCTACACCAGACATGATGGGTCTTGTAGGAAGACTAGGTAGAGTATTGGGACCAAAAGGATTAATGCCTAACCCAAAATCAGGAACAGTTACTTTTGATGTAGAAAAAGCTGTAAAAGAAATAAAAGCTGGAAAAGTTGAGTATAGATTAGATAAAACAAATATCATCCATGTTCCTATTGGAAAAGCTTCTTTTGGATCTGAAAAATTAGCGGATAACTTCCGTGTATTAATGGATGCAATTGTAAAAGCAAAACCAGCAGCTGCAAAAGGACAATACTTGAAGAGTATTGTTATAACAAGCACTATGGGACCTGGAATTAAAATTAATCCAGTAAAAGTAATGGCATAA
- the rplJ gene encoding 50S ribosomal protein L10 gives MSSNLEMKKQVVEEIKEKFQKAQSAVVADYRGLTVEEVTELRSKMREAGIEYKVYKNTLTRLAVKGTDFEALTGDLTGPNAVAFSYADPVVPAKILNDFAKDHKNLELKSAVVEGQYYGVDTIKEIAEIPSRDVLLAKFLGSIKSPLSNLAYLLQGIADQKASTEA, from the coding sequence ATGTCAAGCAACTTAGAGATGAAAAAACAAGTAGTTGAAGAAATTAAAGAAAAGTTTCAAAAAGCTCAATCAGCAGTGGTTGCAGATTATAGAGGACTAACAGTAGAAGAAGTAACAGAACTAAGAAGCAAAATGAGAGAAGCTGGCATTGAATATAAAGTATATAAAAATACTTTAACTAGACTAGCTGTAAAAGGAACTGATTTTGAAGCTTTAACTGGAGATTTAACTGGACCAAATGCTGTTGCGTTTAGTTATGCAGATCCTGTAGTACCAGCTAAAATCTTAAATGATTTTGCAAAAGATCATAAAAATCTTGAATTAAAATCAGCAGTAGTTGAAGGTCAATATTATGGTGTTGACACAATTAAGGAAATTGCTGAAATTCCATCAAGAGACGTATTACTTGCTAAATTCCTTGGAAGTATCAAATCACCATTATCAAATCTTGCATACTTACTTCAAGGCATTGCAGATCAAAAAGCGAGTACGGAAGCATAA
- the rplL gene encoding 50S ribosomal protein L7/L12: MTKDQIIEAIKGMTVLELNELVKACEEEFGVSAAAPVAVAGGAAAPAAEEKTDFEVVLASAGSQKIKVIKVVRELTGLGLKEAKELVDGAPKTLKEGVAKEEAEAMKAKLEEVGAGVELK; the protein is encoded by the coding sequence ATGACAAAAGATCAAATTATTGAAGCTATCAAAGGTATGACAGTACTTGAATTAAATGAATTAGTAAAAGCATGTGAAGAAGAATTTGGAGTATCTGCTGCAGCACCAGTTGCTGTTGCTGGAGGAGCTGCTGCTCCTGCTGCTGAAGAAAAAACTGATTTCGAAGTAGTATTAGCTAGTGCTGGTTCACAAAAAATCAAAGTAATCAAAGTTGTAAGAGAACTTACAGGACTTGGATTAAAAGAAGCAAAAGAATTAGTTGACGGAGCTCCTAAAACACTTAAAGAAGGAGTAGCAAAAGAAGAAGCTGAAGCAATGAAAGCTAAACTTGAAGAAGTTGGAGCAGGT